A genome region from Planctomycetota bacterium includes the following:
- a CDS encoding V-type ATP synthase subunit B codes for MPVVDHGLEYVGLEQVNGPLIFIEAVRDVGYGEVVEIADAEGTPRLGTVLDISDRHAVVQVLEGTSGLAGRSTRVRFLGKPLGLPVSRAMLGRVFDGIGRPLDGGPAPLSREERDINGQPVNPFSRRYPRDFIQTGISAIDGMNTLVRGQKLPIFSGSGLPHDRIAAQIARQARLLDQNVNFAIVFGAMGVKHDVAQFFTRSFEESGVLGNVALFLSLASAPSIERLLTPRSALTLAEHLAFDCGLHVLVLLTDMTNYCESLREIGTARGEIPARKGYPGYLYSDLASIYERAGRVEGSEGSITQMAILTMPSDDISHPVPDLTGYITEGQIVLERDLFQRGIYPPIAGLPSLSRLMKDGIGKGRTREDHAPLASQLFAAYAVVKRVRGLAAVIGEEELPPLDKGYLAFGEAFERRFLAQGEDENRTIEQTLDLGWDVLSLLPRSELHRISEALLDAHYKAAVETKVVERKETGAAGSADAEAVERRKLEPGAPMLPSQEV; via the coding sequence ATGCCCGTGGTGGACCATGGTCTGGAATATGTGGGCCTCGAACAGGTCAACGGCCCCCTCATCTTCATCGAGGCCGTGCGCGACGTCGGCTACGGCGAGGTCGTCGAGATCGCCGACGCCGAGGGCACCCCCCGCCTGGGCACGGTGCTCGACATCTCGGACCGCCACGCCGTGGTCCAGGTCCTCGAGGGCACCAGCGGCCTAGCGGGCCGCTCGACCCGCGTGCGCTTCCTCGGCAAGCCGCTGGGCCTGCCCGTGTCGCGGGCCATGCTGGGCCGCGTCTTCGACGGCATCGGACGGCCGCTCGACGGCGGCCCCGCCCCCTTGAGCCGCGAGGAGCGCGACATCAATGGCCAGCCGGTCAACCCCTTCTCGCGCCGCTACCCGCGCGACTTCATCCAGACCGGCATCTCGGCAATTGACGGCATGAACACCCTGGTGCGCGGGCAGAAGCTGCCGATCTTCTCGGGCAGCGGCCTGCCGCACGACCGCATCGCCGCGCAGATCGCCCGCCAGGCCCGGCTGCTCGACCAGAACGTGAACTTCGCTATCGTCTTCGGCGCCATGGGCGTCAAGCACGACGTCGCGCAGTTCTTCACCCGCTCGTTCGAGGAGAGTGGCGTGCTCGGCAACGTGGCGCTCTTCCTCAGCCTCGCCAGCGCGCCCTCCATCGAGCGCCTGCTCACCCCGCGGTCTGCCCTCACGCTCGCCGAGCACCTGGCCTTCGACTGCGGCTTGCACGTGCTCGTGCTGCTCACCGATATGACCAACTACTGCGAATCGCTGCGCGAGATCGGCACGGCCCGCGGCGAGATTCCCGCCCGCAAGGGCTATCCCGGCTACCTCTACAGCGACCTCGCCTCGATCTACGAACGGGCCGGGCGCGTCGAAGGCTCCGAAGGCTCGATCACCCAGATGGCCATCCTCACCATGCCCAGCGACGACATCTCGCACCCCGTGCCCGATCTCACGGGCTACATCACCGAGGGCCAGATCGTGCTGGAGCGCGACCTCTTCCAGCGCGGCATCTACCCGCCCATCGCCGGCCTGCCCAGCCTCTCGCGCCTGATGAAAGACGGCATCGGCAAGGGGCGCACCCGCGAGGACCACGCACCGCTGGCCAGCCAGCTCTTCGCCGCCTACGCCGTGGTCAAGCGCGTGCGCGGCCTCGCCGCCGTCATCGGCGAGGAGGAGCTCCCGCCCCTCGACAAAGGCTACCTGGCCTTTGGCGAAGCCTTCGAGCGCCGCTTCCTCGCCCAGGGCGAGGACGAGAATCGCACGATCGAGCAGACGCTGGACCTCGGCTGGGACGTGCTGTCGCTGCTCCCGCGCTCGGAGCTTCATCGCATCAGCGAGGCGCTGCTCGACGCCCACTACAAGGCCGCCGTCGAGACCAAAGTGGTCGAACGCAAAGAGACCGGCGCCGCGGGAAGCGCGGACGCCGAAGCGGTGGAACGTCGCAAACTGGAACCCGGCGCCCCGATGCTGCCATCCCAGGAGGTCTGA
- a CDS encoding V-type ATP synthase subunit A: protein MQGHGTITRISGPIVHASGLGDAMMYEVVEVGHPRLMGEVIRLRGDQATLQVYEDTTGVRPGEPVYRSGAPLSLSLGPGLIGNIYDGIQRPLPEIARESGCYIRRGEKVPALPPERAWHFVPCVAAGAEVAPGHLLGTVQETPCIQHRILCPPGLRGTLAHVAPEGGYRVADPVAVVRTPAGDRQVTMSQRWPVRQARPYALRLPPTAPLITGQRVIDTLFPISRGGAAAIPGGFGTGKTMTQHALAKWSDADLIVYVGCGERGNEMTDVLTSFPELTDPRTGRPLMERTVLIANTSNMPVAAREVSIYTGITIAEYFRDMGYHVGVMADSTSRWAEALRELAARLEEMPAEEGFPAYLPSRLAGFYERGGAVETLGGRRASISIVGAVSPPGGDFSEPVTQHTRRFIRCFWALDTTLANARHYPAIHWLRSYSEYVGDVAEWWQEIEPEWPALRQRLIELLQREDRLQQIVKLVGPDVLPDTHRLVLLVAEMIKNGFLQQNAFDEIDMYCLPRKQAALMRLIVEFYERADRIIAKGAPLVRLHDLPCVNEIVRARSTVPNDQPQGLDAVRDRMRAQLGELERSYA, encoded by the coding sequence ATGCAAGGTCACGGCACCATCACCCGCATCTCCGGCCCCATCGTGCACGCCAGCGGCCTGGGCGACGCGATGATGTACGAGGTCGTCGAAGTCGGGCACCCGCGCCTCATGGGCGAGGTCATCCGCCTGCGCGGCGACCAGGCCACCCTCCAGGTCTACGAAGACACCACCGGCGTCCGCCCCGGCGAGCCGGTCTACCGCAGCGGCGCGCCGCTGTCGCTCTCGCTCGGCCCGGGCCTCATCGGGAACATCTACGACGGCATCCAGCGCCCGCTGCCCGAGATCGCGCGCGAGAGCGGCTGCTACATCCGCCGCGGCGAGAAGGTGCCCGCCCTGCCGCCCGAGAGGGCCTGGCACTTCGTGCCCTGCGTCGCCGCGGGCGCCGAGGTCGCGCCCGGCCACCTCCTCGGCACGGTGCAGGAGACGCCATGCATCCAGCACCGCATCCTGTGCCCGCCCGGCCTCCGCGGCACGCTGGCCCACGTGGCGCCCGAGGGCGGCTACAGGGTGGCCGACCCCGTGGCCGTGGTGCGCACGCCCGCGGGCGACCGCCAAGTGACAATGAGCCAGCGCTGGCCGGTGCGCCAGGCGCGGCCTTACGCCTTGCGCCTGCCGCCCACGGCCCCCCTCATCACCGGCCAGCGGGTGATTGACACGCTCTTCCCGATCAGCCGTGGCGGGGCCGCCGCCATTCCCGGCGGCTTCGGCACCGGCAAGACCATGACCCAGCACGCCCTGGCCAAGTGGAGCGACGCCGACCTCATCGTCTACGTGGGCTGCGGCGAGCGCGGCAACGAGATGACCGACGTGCTGACCAGCTTCCCCGAGCTCACCGATCCGCGCACCGGCCGCCCGCTGATGGAGCGCACGGTGCTCATCGCCAACACGTCGAACATGCCGGTCGCCGCGCGCGAAGTCTCCATCTACACCGGCATCACCATCGCCGAGTACTTCCGCGACATGGGCTACCACGTGGGCGTGATGGCCGACTCGACCTCGCGGTGGGCCGAGGCGCTCCGCGAGCTGGCGGCGCGCCTGGAGGAGATGCCGGCCGAGGAGGGCTTCCCCGCCTACCTGCCCAGCCGTCTGGCCGGCTTCTACGAGCGCGGCGGCGCCGTGGAGACCCTCGGCGGCCGGCGGGCCTCGATCAGCATCGTGGGCGCCGTGTCGCCGCCCGGCGGCGACTTCTCGGAGCCGGTCACCCAGCACACCCGCCGCTTCATCCGCTGCTTCTGGGCGCTCGACACCACGCTGGCCAACGCCCGCCACTACCCGGCCATCCACTGGCTGCGCAGCTACAGCGAGTACGTGGGCGACGTGGCCGAGTGGTGGCAGGAGATCGAGCCCGAGTGGCCGGCGCTGCGCCAGCGCCTCATCGAGCTGCTCCAGCGCGAGGACCGCCTCCAGCAGATCGTCAAGCTCGTCGGGCCCGACGTGCTGCCCGACACCCATCGCCTGGTGCTGCTGGTGGCCGAGATGATCAAGAACGGCTTCCTCCAGCAGAATGCCTTCGACGAAATCGACATGTACTGCCTGCCGCGCAAGCAGGCGGCCCTGATGCGCCTGATCGTGGAGTTCTACGAGCGCGCCGACCGCATCATCGCCAAGGGCGCGCCGCTCGTGCGCCTCCACGACCTGCCCTGCGTCAACGAGATCGTGCGCGCGCGCTCCACCGTGCCCAACGACCAGCCGCAGGGCCTCGACGCTGTGCGCGACCGCATGCGCGCCCAGCTCGGCGAGCTGGAAAGGAGCTACGCCTGA